The genomic window GCTCAAGCCTCTTTTTACAGATTTCTTTTTCTGCTTCAGTAAACAGTTTTTCATAATCTTTTTTCAGTACAAGATTTTCAACTGCAAGGTCAAGTCTTTTTTTGTCTGCAAAAACTTTTAAAGCTTCTGAATCTTCTTTAAAGTGTATTAATCTTTTAACAGCCTCATAACCGCCGATATCCTTAAGAACATAAGTGTTTAATTCTGAATAATATCCGGCTTCTTTTTTTTGCCTCTTATATAAATCATTCATTTCTTTATCAAATTTCTTAATTATTTTAAATAGTTCGGCATTTTCCATTTTTCCTCCAACAGGATTATATTTATAAAAAACATGTCAATTAAAAAATTCTAATTCAACTGCCATTATTTTTCAAACTGTATTTGTTAAACTGTCATCTACATTTTAAAAGTGAACTGTTTTTTTAAATTTTGAGAGCTGTGATATGATGTCTTTCATCATCTTTCCGGTTCATGTCTGTAAAAATTGCCTGAATTGCATTATTATTGCATTATTATTAACAAAAAATCCCTGGGGACTGTCATACAGTCTGAGGATTTATTAAAAAATATTTCTTTATGGAATCAAAAGATCTTGCAAAAAGAAGACTGTCGGTTTTTTCTCTGGCTGTTTCAATTTTTCTGGTAGCTATAAAAACCATAGTTGCCTATACTTCAAACAGCCTGGGAGTTTATTCTGAAGCTCTTAATAATATGCTTGATATTGTAACTGTTCTTATAACTTTCTTTGCAATAAGAATATCTACAAGACCGGCGGACAAGGATCATCCTTACGGACATGGAAAATATGAGAATTTCTCAGCTTTTCTCGAGACACTGATAATCATGCTTCTTTGTTTTTTTATAATATACAAATCCATAAGCCGGATTATAAACAGAGATTATGAACTGAATATCAACATTTATGTATTTGCGGTACTTATTTTCTCAATAATGCTTAATCTGATAAGAGTAATTTATATTGCCAAAATCGCTTCAAGATATAATTCCATAGCATTTAAAGCGGACCTTATCAATTATTCAGGGGATCTGATAAGCTCAGTGATAGTAATATTTAGCCTGGTATTTGTCCGTTACGGAATAAATATTGCCGATCCCATTGCCTCAATAATTGTTTCCCTGATAATACTTGTATTCAGCATAAGACTTTCAGTAAAAACAATCAGGGATCTCCTGGGTTATATACCTGTTGAAATTACTGAAAAAGTTGAAAAAGAACTGACCGATTTTAAGAAAATAAAAAAAGTAAACAATATCAAGATACAGGAAGTAGGCAATATCAAATTCATTAATCTTGATTTGTCCCTTAAAAGCAGTCTTCATCTTTCACAGGTAGAAACAATAAAAGAGCAGATAAAGCGCAGTCTTGCGGAGAAAATACCGGACTGCGAGGTAATGATTGAAACAAAATCTGATTTGCCTGAGGGAAGCATGGAAGAGGTAATAAAAGATATCGTTTTTAAAGAACCGA from Actinomycetota bacterium includes these protein-coding regions:
- a CDS encoding cation-efflux pump codes for the protein MESKDLAKRRLSVFSLAVSIFLVAIKTIVAYTSNSLGVYSEALNNMLDIVTVLITFFAIRISTRPADKDHPYGHGKYENFSAFLETLIIMLLCFFIIYKSISRIINRDYELNINIYVFAVLIFSIMLNLIRVIYIAKIASRYNSIAFKADLINYSGDLISSVIVIFSLVFVRYGINIADPIASIIVSLIILVFSIRLSVKTIRDLLGYIPVEITEKVEKELTDFKKIKKVNNIKIQEVGNIKFINLDLSLKSSLHLSQVETIKEQIKRSLAEKIPDCEVMIETKSDLPEGSMEEVIKDIVFKEPKVKDIHNISVNNFKEGFNITLHIELKKDIKLAEAEIITRNIEDKIKNISDKLNNIYIHIEVENHPEEWTDITNRSDFLINGIKNSLTDFTDKDSCHDFAVLIKDGRYNISFHCRFDKNMDITSVHNLTSEMENLVKAKFKDIDELTIHAEPD